One part of the Aspergillus fumigatus Af293 chromosome 7, whole genome shotgun sequence genome encodes these proteins:
- a CDS encoding putative dynamin GTPase: protein MRYCKMFRKASSAQFKAEQLQPASGLHSEVVKHRLNQIDQIRAEGVGNCISLPQLVVSGDQSSGKSSVLTAVTGFSFPRREGTCTRFATEIILRHSKETETIITASIIPSLSRHDGSEEALKRFKKVLKSTEELPSVIHEASVAMGIRGYSDSDDSPAFTADVLRIEVVGDTGLCLTIVDLPGLISVSDYDEGEADVQLVNTLIDSYLANTRSIILAVVQASNDIQNQNIIQRARRFDKLGERTVGIITKPDLVNKGTESHIVRLANNLDIVRLKLGFFLMKNPSPEQLKNNISMFEWKQKELEFFNSPPWKDLMLDHNRVGAECLRSFLEKILEEHIERELPKVCDEIQTLLQQTRDSLSDLGDERSSVSEQRKYLLKISMDYLNLIQAALNGRYQEVEPTFFGNASSKPSFNRLRARIHELNTNFATYIRDKGQKRKVAGDREPGMEDFSADQTSISCRDAFPEPLRISEQKFKIWVSQIHKNTRGLELPGNHNHVFLSELFHEQSSRWPAIASQHVRRVNQETADFAHRALDFIVKDRQVAKEILNIINPILDINFRAAQEELQKICDDEKLQPITYNHYYTDTIQKARYAKLRDFLRQVLGRMRSSEDKHHKGESYADYAKLLASIDNQPIPDMDQVSCEKAMEELDAYYKVSMKTFVDNICRQVLERHILRPLQSTFYPTEVGAFSDRDIRRIASESSKIAQKRQELKNRAEALERSLVLLSESTDALFDME, encoded by the exons ATGAGGTACTGCAAGATGTTTCGCAAAGCTTCGAGTGCACAGTTTAAGGCAGAGCAGTTGCAGCCCGCGTCTGGGTTGCACTCCGAGGTTGTTAAACATCGCCTGAACCAGATTGACCAAATTAGGGCCGAGGGTGTTGGAAACTGCATCAGTTTGCCTCAGCTTGTGGTTTCCGGTGACCAATCCTCAGGCAAAAGCTCTGTTTTAACAGCTGTGACCGGATTTTCATTTCCACGCCGGGAAGGCACCTGTACGAGATTTGCAACAGAAATTATCCTCCGTCATAGCAAAGAAACGGAAACCATCATAACGGCGTCAATCATCCCCAGTTTATCAAGGCACGACGGCTCTGAAGAAGCCCTCAAGCGGTTCAAGAAGGTCTTAAAGTCGACCGAAGAGTTGCCGTCTGTCATTCACGAAGCCTCAGTGGCAATGGGTATTAGGGGCTACTCTGACTCAGATGACTCGCCAGCCTTCACAGCTGACGTTCTGCGTATCGAAGTCGTCGGTGATACTGGCCTATGTCTAACGATTGTGGATCTACCCGGCTTAATATCCGTCTCCGATTACGACGAAGGAGAAGCCGATGTTCAGCTCGTCAATACACTTATCGACAGTTACCTTGCAAACACTAGATCTATTATACTTGCAGTCGTCCAAGCAAGCAATGATATTCAGAACCAGAATATCATTCAGAGAGCCCGAAGATTTGATAAACTGGGAGAGAGAACCGTTGGCATCATAACAAAGCCCGACCTTGTTAATAAAGGGACGGAATCTCACATCGTTCGACTCGCCAATAATCTCGATATAGTCAGGCTCAAGCTCGGCTTTTTCCTCATGAAAAACCCGTCGCCTGAGCAGCTTAAAAATAATATCTCCATGTTTGAATGGAAGCAAAAAGAATTAGAGTTCTTCAACTCGCCACCTTGGAAAGACTTGATGCTTGACCATAATCGAGTCGGCGCGGAATGTTTGAGGAGCTTCCTCGAGAAAATCTTGGAGGAGCATATAGAAAGAGAACTACCAAAAGTCTGTGATGAAATACAGACCCTATTGCAGCAAACGAGAGATTCTCTCTCAGATCTGGGTGATGAAAGATCATCTGTTTCAGAACAGAGAAAGTATCTCCTGAAGATCAGCATGGACTACTTGAACCTCATCCAGGCAGCGTTGAATGGCAGGTACCAAGAAGTCGAGCCTACCTTCTTCGGTAATGCGTCGTCTAAGCCTTCTTTTAATCGACTTCGCGCTCGCATTCACGAGCTAAACACCAACTTCGCCACTTATATTCGAGACAAAGGTCAGAAAAGAAAGGTTGCAGGAGACAGGGAACCAGGTATGGAGGATTTTAGCGCAGACCAaacctccatctcctgtCGAGACGCCTTTCCAGAGCCTCTGCGCATATCCGAGCAGAAGTTTAAGATTTGGGTGAGCCAG ATTCATAAAAACACTCGAGGTTTAGAGTTACCGGGCAACCATAACCACGTCTTCTTATCTGAGCTGTTTCATGAGCAATCTAGCCGGTGGCCGGCTATCGCCTCTCAGCATGTTCGCCGGGTCAATCAGGAAACAGCAGACTTTGCTCACCGGGCGCTTGATTTCATCGTCAAAGACCGTCAGGTGGCCAAGGAGATTCTTAACATAATCAATCCaatactagatataaatttCCGAGCGGCCCAAGAAGAACTGCAGAAAATTTGCGACGATGAAAAGCTTCAGCCCATAACATATAATCATTATTACACCGATACAATCCAGAAAGCTCGATATGCTAAGCTCAGAGACTTTCTCCGGCAAGTCTTGGGCCGCATGCGGTCCAGTGAAGATAAACACCACAAAGGCGAATCTTACGCAGATTATGCGAAGCTATTGGCATCCATTGACAATCAACCTATACCTGACATGGATCAAGTATCCTGTGAGAAAGCTATGGAGGAATTAGACGCTTATTATAAG GTTTCAATGAAGACATTTGTTGATAATATCTGTCGCCAGGTTCTTGAGAGACATATCCTCAGGCCACTTCAGTCGACATTTTATCCGACCGAGGTCGGTGCATTTTCCGATAGAGACATCAGGAGAATTGCGTCCGAATCTAGCAAAATAGCGCAGAAGCGACAAGAGCTCAAAAATCGGGCTGAGGCACTGGAACGAAGCCTGGTGCTTCTGTCCGAGAGCACCGATGCCTTATTTGATATGGAGTAG
- a CDS encoding ankyrin repeat domain-containing protein: MGFSALSTELIQLIARQLTEKDTAILARTCQLLYRTLNSILYRYNAKYHASSALLWACEKGILDTVLRFLEYNTNDNTRLSSDWKGRDHPLYVAAKNGYDEIVRTLLQEGVKVDATSNRRRTAISIAASNGHQSVVDELLCAGADYDLADDERKTPLSWAAEHGFVAVVEQLVAAGANINHIDIHGQTPLYLAAWRGRDESVRQLLQAKADTSISADITGLTALSIAAFKGNSAIVKQLIKAGADIHHTNATGNTPLMLAVCIRHIATVRELLHAGAKTTGCSTNRENALAWAAEHGDIDMVRILIEAGADVKSTHPDGRNALSFAAERGHIEICKILVQAGSEVDSVDMLGRTALSWAAEHGSIDQFIYLWQLDPQLGQTDRFGRSPLSWAAEKGHNDIISFVVSQRAPLDITHKGNWDVELISDAIRKLHRSTFKLLPPLRFPWQFRREEFRREDAATLQRPACNPLGIAVAQGHTQAVKTLLDAGAATDIKDITGFTPLMLAAKRGDLHVVSLLVSAGASLDRKCQRGWDAAKIASASGHHSLAFYLNRESGRMRYTSP, from the coding sequence ATGGGATTTAGTGCGCTAAGTACGGAGCTTATCCAACTCATTGCTCGACAGCTTACAGAAAAGGATACGGCGATATTGGCTCGAACATGCCAACTCCTTTACCGCACCTTAAACAGTATCCTGTACCGTTATAATGCGAAATACCATGCATCGTCGGCTCTGTTATGGGCCTGCGAAAAGGGAATATTAGACACTGTTCTCCGCTTCTTGGAATATAATACCAACGACAATACGCGGTTGTCTAGCGATTGGAAAGGCCGGGATCACCCGTTATATGTTGCCGCAAAGAACGGCTATGATGAAATCGTCCGAACACTCCTGCAAGAAGGCGTCAAGGTAGATGCAACGAGTAACCGCCGCCGTACTGCAATTTCCATAGCGGCCTCTAACGGGCACCAGTCTGTGGTCGATGAGCTGCTATGTGCAGGGGCCGACTATGACCTTGCTGACGATGAGCGCAAGACGCCTCTCTCATGGGCTGCTGAACATGGATTTGTGGCAGTTGTTGAACAACTCGTCGCTGCAGGAGCCAACATTAACCATATAGACATACACGGACAAACGCCGCTTTATCTTGCCGCATGGCGTGGTCGGGACGAGTCAGTTAGGCAACTTCTGCAAGCGAAGGCTGATACAAGTATATCTGCAGATATAACAGGCCTTACAGCGCTCTCGATTGCTGCATTCAAGGGAAACAGCGCCATTGTCAAGCAGCTCATTAAAGCGGGGGCCGATATACACCATACAAATGCCACTGGCAACACTCCTCTCATGCTCGCGGTATGTATCAGACATATTGCCACGGTTCGTGAACTGCTGCACGCGGGGGCCAAAACAACAGGTTGCAGTACCAATCGTGAAAACGCACTTGCTTGGGCTGCGGAACACGGAGATATTGATATGGTTCGAATACTTATTGAAGCAGGTGCCGACGTTAAATCTACTCATCCAGACGGACGAAATGCTCTTTCCTTCGCTGCGGAACGCGGGCACATTGAGATTTGCAAAATACTGGTCCAGGCTGGCTCGGAAGTTGACTCGGTAGACATGCTTGGCCGCACGGCATTATCCTGGGCCGCAGAACATGGAAGCATTGATCAGTTTATTTACTTATGGCAGCTCGACCCCCAGCTTGGTCAAACTGATCGATTTGGACGCTCCCCGTTGTCTTGGGCGGCGGAGAAAGGACATAATGACATCATTAGCTTCGTCGTCTCCCAAAGAGCTCCGTTGGATATTACACATAAAGGGAACTGGGACGTGGAACTGATTTCGGACGCCATTCGAAAGCTGCATCGGAGCACATTCAAATTACTACCTCCTTTGCGATTTCCATGGCAGTTTAGAAGGGAAGAGTTTAGAAGGGAAGATGCCGCGACACTACAGAGGCCAGCCTGCAACCCTCTTGGGATAGCTGTGGCTCAAGGACACACTCAGGCAGTCAAAACATTGCTGGACGCGGGCGCTGCAACAGACATCAAAGATATCACTGGATTTACTCCCCTAATGTTGGCAGCCAAGAGGGGTGACTTACACGTCGTGTCGCTCTTGGTAAGTGCTGGTGCGTCTTTGGACCGAAAATGCCAAAGAGGGTGGGACGCTGCGAAGATAGCGAGTGCTAGTGGCCACCATTCTCTTGCCTTCTATCTGAACCGGGAAAGTGGTCGCATGAGATACACCAGTCCATGA
- a CDS encoding Hsp70 family protein, with protein sequence MAGGAPILVGLDFGTTFSGIAWAFDGPDDEIEVISTWPGGGNKTSPKVPSVLSYDGLNINWGYQVHPFAEAFQGIKLLLDESQEIKYAPSLASGALLKKYKKDAVQVTADYLNRLVSHAKSILQRRFDIGPHDMNLRFVLTVPATWSDKAKDKTLSAAIKASIQPQDVSLISEPEAAALYALRAIQPNSRNDVFIVCDAGGGTVDLISYQIKTLEPLVLAEVSEGIGRICGSMLLDHRFERLLRDRIGPDQYASLKPKSKEAARTYWQDRVKPNYVGKYDEDYGEIDYFIPLPGASDDPTVPIEDGFFHLSSDDVERIFDPIVCDVEELIAGQVASITRVGLSIEAIILVGGFGSSEYLFRRVQKQYPTIKVLQPPDAYKSSHIKTMTVFANELSSGAVQRGLEGNRVECRIARRNYGVEFRTDWNPITHGAQNRIWDRLEERYLGHQMRWYIKKSSEIREDQPIKMDFYRTIEVRNAKTDMSGTVTLYFYNDGNPPDGNYPLINTHRGQGILQLCVLEYDLSQIPQQLFERKRNSKGVDYFVVPYKLVMTPTSASLLFELEFEGLSYGSVRSKY encoded by the exons ATGGCTGGTGGAGCACCCATTCTCGTTGGGCTAGATTTCGGCACGACGTTCAGTGG AATCGCTTGGGCGTTCGATGGGCCTGATGATGAAATTGAAGTCATATCAACTTGGCCAGGCGGTGGTAACA AAACTTCCCCCAAAGTACCGTCGGTCTTATCTTATGATGGATTGAACATAAATTGGGGTTATCAGGTGCATCCGTTCGCAGAGGCCTTTCAGGGTATCAAATTATTGCTTGACGAGAGCCAGGAAATCAAATATGCACCTTCTTTGGCGTCGGGAGCGCTGTTAAAGAAATATAAAAAGGATGCGGTGCAAGTGACAGCAGACTATTTAAATCGCTTGGTCAGCCATGCTAAATCGATCCTTCAACGACGATTTGACATTGGTCCCCATGACATGAACTTGCGATTTGTACTAACTGTACCAGCCACGTGGTCTGACAAGGCCAAGGACAAAACCCTAAGTGCTGCAATCAAGGCAAGCATTCAACCTCAGGATGTTTCGCTCATTTCCGAACCAGAAGCTGCAGCTCTCTACGCATTACGCGCTATCCAACCCAATTCG AGGAACGACGTATTCATTGTTTGCGATGCGGGAGGCGGCACAGTG GATCTCATCTCATATCAGATCAAGACTCTAGAGCCTCTTGTCCTCGCAGAGGTGAGTGAAGGAATAG GACGGATCTGTGGATCAATGCTTTTGGATCACAGATTTGAGCGTCTTCTTCGAGATAGGATTGGGCCTGATCAATATGCCTCATTAAAGCCCAAATCAAAAGAAGCCGCGAGAACCTACTGGCAAGATCGAGTGAAGCCCAATTATGTCGGGAAATACGACGAGGATTATGGAGAAATAGATTACTTTATCCCACTTCCGGGAGCTTCGGATGACCCGACAGTTCCAATTGAAGACGGATTTTTCCACCTCAGTAG TGACGACGTTGAACGCATATTTGACCCTATAGTTTGTGATGTTGAGGAGCTTATTGCCGGGCAGGTGGCAAGCATAACGCGGGTCGGACTCTCAATTGAG GCCATTATCCTCGTGGGCGGTTTTGGGTCATCGGAATATCTTTTTCGCCGCGTGCAAAAGCAGTATCCAACCATAAAAGTTCTCCAGCCACCAGACGC GTACAAAAGTTCTCATATTAAAACAATGACGGTCTTCGCTAACGAGCTATCAAGCGGCGCCGTCCAGCGTGGACTGGAGGGCAACCGAGTGGAATGCCGAATTGCCCGTCGAAATTACGGCGTTGAATTCAGAACTGATTGGAATCCAATCACCCACGGCGCACAAAATAGGATCTGGGATCGCTTGGAGGAAAGATACTTAGGTCATCAAATGCGTTGGTATATCAAAAAG TCCTCCGAAATTCGAGAAGACCAGCCGATCAAAATGGATTTCTATCGAACAATTGAAGTACGGAATGCCAAAACAGATATGTCTGGTACTGTGACCCTCTACTTTTACAATGACGGAAATCCACCAGAT GGTAATTATCCATTAATTAATACTCACCGTGGCCAAGGGATTTTACAATTATGCGTCTTGGAGTATGATCTCAGCCAAATTCCTCAACAGCTGTTTGAAAGGAAGCGCAATTCTAAAGGGGTCGATTACTTCGTAGTACCGTACAAGCTCGTGATGACACCTACATCGGCCTCTTTACTATTTGAGCTCGAATTCGAAGGGCTGTCGTACGGGAGCGTTCGATCGAAATATTGA
- a CDS encoding ankyrin repeat domain-containing protein, translating into MQLVLTQDWTARKLAGRINERLYGWDLKECVESMMNMDWMHEEGYEQQRSDSGTIKIRISPESMAIINGELLRLKEFNEVRLDADIRDYLEDAHSSFKSKSTLNPRESKFKKSLVHYAAMGDCSELLRFLLANGVARDDRDQNSRTPLSWAAEYVALDSVRILLDDGAEINSMDDMLLTPLSWLVHAGVTTLKLAATEAYMRERGAMLNPEEDQNCFE; encoded by the coding sequence ATGCAGCTAGTGCTGACTCAAGATTGGACAGCCAGAAAACTAGCGGGCAGAATAAATGAGCGACTCTACGGCTGGGACTTGAAAGAGTGTGTGGAGTCCATGATGAACATGGATTGGATGCATGAGGAAGGATACGAGCAGCAAAGGTCCGATTCAGGCACAATCAAAATAAGGATTTCACCTGAGTCCATGGCTATTATCAATGGCGAACTTTTACGGCTGAAAGAATTCAACGAGGTCAGGCTAGACGCTGATATACGAGATTATTTGGAAGACGCACATTCATCTTTTAAGTCAAAGAGCACATTGAACCCTCGAGAGTCCAAGTTCAAGAAATCTCTCGTCCATTACGCAGCGATGGGGGATTGCTCTgagcttcttcgcttcctcttAGCAAATGGTGTTGCAAGAGATGATCGTGACCAGAATAGCCGAACGCCTCTTTCCTGGGCCGCAGAATATGTCGCCTTGGACTCAGTAAGGATTCTTCTGGATGATGGAGCGGAAATCAACTCCATGGATGATATGTTATTGACACCGTTGTCGTGGCTGGTACACGCGGGTGTTACTACATTGAAATTGGCCGCCACGGAAGCCTATATGAGGGAAAGGGGTGCAATGTTGAATCCTGAGGAAGATCAGAATTGCTTTGAGTGA